Sequence from the Brevundimonas sp. SGAir0440 genome:
GGAATCCGAAGGCGGGCGCGACCTGCCGCGCGAGGACATCCGCGCCCTGCTGCATCTGCTCGTCGACGTCGTCATCCAGATGAAGAAGGTCGACGGGCGCTTTCGGATGACGGAGGTCTGGCATGACCCGGTTCGCAAGCGCCAGCCCGGGGGCTAGGGCGGCGGTCGCCGCCCTCGGCGGCCTGGCCGCCTTGAGTCTGCTGGCCGCCCTCGCCGCCCTCATTGCCCTGATCGGTCTGGGCCAGGTCTCCGGCGACCTCGACCCCGCCCGTGTCCCCGGCTGGTTCTGGTACTACCGACAGGACCCGGAGGTGCGGCGCTGGCTGACCGTCGGCGTCTCGGTCTCGGCTCTGCTCGGCGGGGTTCTCGTCGCGGCGATCCTGCTCTCCCGACGCCGCCCCCTGCACGGCGCCGCCCGCTGGGCCTCCGGGTCCGAACAGCGGCGCGCGGGTCTGCGGGCCGACCGCGGCGTCCTCCTCGGCCGGGCCGACGGCGGCTTCCTCATCGCCGATGGGCCCGAGCACGTCATGCTCTACGCGCCCACCCGCACCGGCAAGGGGGTCGGCGTGGTCATCCCCAACCTCCTGGCCTGGCCGGACTCCGTGGTCGTGCTGGATATCAAGCGTGAGAACTTCCTCGCCACGGCGGGCTATCGCGCCGAGGCCGGCCAGATCGTACACCTGTTCGATCCTCTGGCGCGGGACGGCCGCACGGCGCGGTTCAATCCGCTCGGCCATGTCGATCGCGCCGACCCGATCGCGGTACTGGACGAGCTGCAGCGCATGGCGGTGATGCTGTTTCCGGTTCACGAGCGGGCCGATCCCTTCTGGGCGGAGGCGGCCCGGACGGGGTTCATCGGCGTCGGCGGCTATGTCGCGGCCACGCCCGAACGGCCCTTCACCCTGGGTGAAATCTTCCGCCAGCTGACCGCCGGAGACGCCCGCGGCCGCCTGCCCCGGATCATCGCGGCCCGGGAACAAGAGGGCCGCCCCCTGCCCGGCCCGGTCGTGGCGGCGCTCACCGACTTCACCGGCTCCAGCGAGAACACCTTCGCTTCGGTGCGCCAGTCGATCACGACCCGGATGGGGCTCTGGCTCAATCCCCGGGTCGACGCCGCCACCTCCGCCTCGGACTTCGACCTGCGCGACCTGCGCGGCGGCCGGCTCTCCCTCTATCTGGGCGCCACGCCGGACAACATGCTGCGCATCCAGCCGCTCTATGCGCTGCTCTTCCAGCAGCTGGTCGACCTGAACAGCCGCGCCCTGCCCGGCCCCGCCGACCGACCCGCCCTGATCGTGCTCGACGAGTTCGCCCGTCTCGGACCCGCGCCGGTGCTGGCACACGCCTTCGCCTGGGTCGCCGGCTACGGTCTGCGGCTGCTCGCGGTGCTTCAGAGCCCGTCCCAGCTGAGGGCCATCTACGGCCCGGACGTGGCCGAGGAGGTGATGACCAACTGCGGGGTCGAGATCGTCTTCGCGCCCAAGGAGCTGAAGATCGCCCAGGAGCTCAGCGATCGGCTGGGCGCCTATACGACGGACGGCCGCAGCCGCAGCCGGCCGACGGGACTGAGCCAGGGTCACCGCAGCACGACCGTGTCCGACCAGCGCCGGGCGCTGATGCTGCCCCAGGAGCTGATGCAGCTCCCGCAATCGGCCCTGATCGTGCTGAAGGCCGGCCTGCCGCCGGTGCGGGGCCGGAAGATCGCCTACTTCCGGGAGCGCGTCTTCCAGCGCCGGCTGCGGCCCGCCCCCGACCTGGCTCCCATCGCCGCGCCGAACGAGCCTCCTGTTCCAGAGGAGGATCCGATGGATTTCGACGTCATCGCCCGGGCCTTCGCCGCCGAAGGCCTGCCGCCGCCTCCAGCCGGGGCGGATGAGAGCGCCGTCGGCGCCTGGCTGGATCGGGTCGTCGATACGGCCGTGCTGGAGCGCGAGCCATGAAGACGCCCGACGCCGCCCCGTCCAACCGCCTCGGTCCCGCGCCGGGCCCGACCGGGTCGCGGCGTTCGACCGCCAAGGGCGATGTGCCGGAGGCGGTGCTCGATCGCTATCTGGTCGAGCGCGACCTGCGGGGCCGACCGGAACGCTTCTTCCGCGATCATCGCGCGTCCGAGCCGATGTTCCGCGATCAAGGCAGGTCGCTCGTCTCCAGCCAGGCCTATCCGGACGCGGTCGTCGACATGCTCAAGATCGCCCGCCACCGCGGCTGGGATAAGGTTCGGGTGTCCGGCGACCCGGCCTTCCGGCGCGAGGTCTGGATCCAGGCCCAGGCCTTGGGGCTGGAGGTGCAGGGCCATCGACCGCGAGAGCGGGATCGCCAGGCCGCCGGCCTCGACCGTCCGTCGCCCCGGCGAGACGCCGAAACCGCGAAGGCGCACGACGCGCTCGGCGAGCGTTTGGCGAAGGCCGCCATCGTCGTGGCGCGCCTGGTCCCTGACGCCGCAATCCAGACACGCCTGCTCGAGGCCGCCTGGGCGCGCGCAGGCCGCTCCCGCCCGACGGAGCGGGAACCGGCGCGTGGACGCGACCGGCAGCGTTAGCGGCGTCCCGTCTAGAACTGGTTCTTTAGGTAGGGCGAGACCTTGAAGGCCGGAAACGCAAGGCCGCCCCGCTTCAGGTTCATCAGGTCCCAGTACATGCCGAGCGCCAGAGGATCGCGGATCTCCGTCGGGACGTCGAAGCTGTAGTCGCCGTCGAACCGATCGCCGCGCCGCCAGGCCCGCGCATATTCCGGCGACAGATAGTCGAACAGGGCCCGCCGGATCTGGTCCAGGAACTCCGCGATGGTACTGGCGTGATAGGAGAAGACGTCCCTGTAGAACCAGTGGTGGAAGTCAGGAAGGGTGCGGTAGACCCTGCCCTCATCGATATCGTGGCCGTGCCGGGCGAGCATCTTGCGGATCTGTTTCACCCGCTCGCCCAGCCGTGAAAAGTTGTGCTTGTTGGCGTCCCCGACCACCTTCAGCAGCCAGATCCGTGAGACGCGCAGGTCCAGGGACAGATCCAGTTCGGAAAGCCAGACGGCCGGACAGTAGCACTCGGCGTTCAGCCAGTCGGCGAAGGCCGAGGCCGCCGCCGCCAGCCCCGAGGCGTCGGGACCGAGTTGCGGCTGGCGGCCGATGGCCTCGAGGTAGAAGAGATAGGTCCGGTCGGTTTCGCGCGAAGCTTGGCCCGACGGCGCGAAGGCGAACGGCAGGGCCGAGGGTTTCGGCTGGGCCAGAAAGTCCGCCAGAAGGATCGCGAAGACCCGTTTGTGCGAGCCGGACTCGAACACCAGATTGGTCGGCCGGGAGGTCACCGGGTACTGGAAGATCTCGAAATTGACCATGTCGTCGATCATGTCCCAGACGGCCTTCAGCAGGATCGCCTCCTGCTCGATGGCGGCATAGGTCATGGTCAGGCCGCCGCGGCGTTGGCGCGCCGGGCGAGATCCGCACAGGTCTCCATCAAGGCCTCGAACGGTTCGGCGTCCACCTCCAGCAGACCGTCCTCGACCATCCGGCGATAGTCCTCGCCCAGGGCCTCCAGGGACGCGCCTCCCGGCTTCAACTGAAGACCGCCGGCGGCCGCCCGACCGTAGTCGATCTCCACCCCGTCGGCGGTCTCGCGGAAGAACATCGCCTTGTGCCGCGCGACCGCCTCGGCGACCGCGCGATCGGTGATCGCCGTCGCCGCGAAACCGGCGGCGTCCAGACGGGCGAGATCGTGCCAGTGACGCGAGAAGCGATCCCCGCGCAGGCGACCCTGGACGCAATAGACATGGGCCGCGGTGGCCTTCTCCCAGAAGGTTCGTTCGGCGGCCATCACCCGCGGCGTGGTGATCGGGAACGCCACCCCCGGCAGATGAGCGGCCGCATCGCAGACCACCGGACGCGGCGCGCTCGGTTCGCCGGTCGCGCGGGCCCCGAACTCGAGCATCACGCTGGGCGAGACATAGCCCGTGCCGGTGCTGGTCGGGGCATAGTCCACGAAGGCCTTGGCGCCCTCGATCCGTACCCCGGCGGCGACGCCGTCAGCGGCCAGGCGCGCCTCGAGCATCGGCCGGACCTCGCCCTCGACCCAGAGCGGCAACAGCCGCTGAACGTCGCGCGACCAACGCCGCTCCTCGGCGCGGGTTTCCGGCACGGGGTCTTCGGGCGCATCGGCCAGGTCCGGAAGGAGCCGACGGATGTCATAGGTCAGTCGATGTCTTCGGAGAAGCGCTGGATGACGTCATAGGCCTTGGACAGGGACGTGCCGCCCTTGAAGACCAGCGCCTCGCCCAGCGGCGCCTCGAACAGGGCCCGAAGCGCCCACACGACCCAGACGTCCTTCTCCAGCAGGTGCGCGGGACGGCCCGACTCGGCCGCCGCCGTCGCGAGCGCCTCGATCCGGTCCTCGGCGGACAGCTGCAGGAAGACATCAGACATGCGCCGCCTGGCTCACCGAACGCGCCAGCCACGTCGGCAGACGTGGCCCGACGGACACCAGCTCTCCGAACGCCGAAGGGCCCAGCTTGCGCTTCAGGGTTTCGAGCGCTGTTCCGGCCTTCTCCGGCCCGAGCCAGGCCAGGGCGCGAACCGCCTCGCCGGCGGGACGATCGGCCAGGAGCAGCTGCCATGCGGGCGCGTGCTGGAACTCCACCGTCTGCTTGCCGACGCTGAAGATACGGCTCTTGCCGTTGGTCAGATAGACCATGCGGATAGGCACCTGGGTGGTCAGGCCGAGGGCATTGGCCGCCGCCGCCCCGTTGGAGGCGACGACCTCGCCACGCTGCTCGCTGACGGCGCGCACCACCTTTTCGATCGAGGGCGTGCGGGCGCCGAACCGGCTTTCCAACGGGCGCATGTAGACGCCGCGACTGGCGCGCAGCAGCCGCCCCCGGCGCACCAGCCGCGACAGGGCCTGGT
This genomic interval carries:
- a CDS encoding type IV secretory system conjugative DNA transfer family protein, with translation MTRFASASPGARAAVAALGGLAALSLLAALAALIALIGLGQVSGDLDPARVPGWFWYYRQDPEVRRWLTVGVSVSALLGGVLVAAILLSRRRPLHGAARWASGSEQRRAGLRADRGVLLGRADGGFLIADGPEHVMLYAPTRTGKGVGVVIPNLLAWPDSVVVLDIKRENFLATAGYRAEAGQIVHLFDPLARDGRTARFNPLGHVDRADPIAVLDELQRMAVMLFPVHERADPFWAEAARTGFIGVGGYVAATPERPFTLGEIFRQLTAGDARGRLPRIIAAREQEGRPLPGPVVAALTDFTGSSENTFASVRQSITTRMGLWLNPRVDAATSASDFDLRDLRGGRLSLYLGATPDNMLRIQPLYALLFQQLVDLNSRALPGPADRPALIVLDEFARLGPAPVLAHAFAWVAGYGLRLLAVLQSPSQLRAIYGPDVAEEVMTNCGVEIVFAPKELKIAQELSDRLGAYTTDGRSRSRPTGLSQGHRSTTVSDQRRALMLPQELMQLPQSALIVLKAGLPPVRGRKIAYFRERVFQRRLRPAPDLAPIAAPNEPPVPEEDPMDFDVIARAFAAEGLPPPPAGADESAVGAWLDRVVDTAVLEREP
- a CDS encoding LPD7 domain-containing protein, which gives rise to MKTPDAAPSNRLGPAPGPTGSRRSTAKGDVPEAVLDRYLVERDLRGRPERFFRDHRASEPMFRDQGRSLVSSQAYPDAVVDMLKIARHRGWDKVRVSGDPAFRREVWIQAQALGLEVQGHRPRERDRQAAGLDRPSPRRDAETAKAHDALGERLAKAAIVVARLVPDAAIQTRLLEAAWARAGRSRPTEREPARGRDRQR
- a CDS encoding DUF6088 family protein, with amino-acid sequence MQTLADQIMERASTLPEGAPIAAKALLHLGSRAAVDQALSRLVRRGRLLRASRGVYMRPLESRFGARTPSIEKVVRAVSEQRGEVVASNGAAAANALGLTTQVPIRMVYLTNGKSRIFSVGKQTVEFQHAPAWQLLLADRPAGEAVRALAWLGPEKAGTALETLKRKLGPSAFGELVSVGPRLPTWLARSVSQAAHV
- a CDS encoding nucleotidyl transferase AbiEii/AbiGii toxin family protein encodes the protein MPETRAEERRWSRDVQRLLPLWVEGEVRPMLEARLAADGVAAGVRIEGAKAFVDYAPTSTGTGYVSPSVMLEFGARATGEPSAPRPVVCDAAAHLPGVAFPITTPRVMAAERTFWEKATAAHVYCVQGRLRGDRFSRHWHDLARLDAAGFAATAITDRAVAEAVARHKAMFFRETADGVEIDYGRAAAGGLQLKPGGASLEALGEDYRRMVEDGLLEVDAEPFEALMETCADLARRANAAAA
- a CDS encoding nucleotidyl transferase AbiEii/AbiGii toxin family protein, which translates into the protein MSDVFLQLSAEDRIEALATAAAESGRPAHLLEKDVWVVWALRALFEAPLGEALVFKGGTSLSKAYDVIQRFSEDID